The following are encoded together in the Rhizoctonia solani chromosome 10, complete sequence genome:
- a CDS encoding Retrotransposable element Tf2 protein: MTDKAADWALPIIGTIIKGEGNPPTTILALTAKFKEAFANPNAKRAAARKIAALTQTTTTSEYVTEFRNLMAELDWNTEAYIAQFVRGLHWKVKELLSTKDNIPDDDLEAIFAASIKIDNICWENEENRPKKAPAKSPVTATTSTTTTTQRVRLSEDPNYVTLEERDRRRASGLCVKCGQKGHGIKQCPNGWKATIKEVAKVADDEITVKPLVTKNAPIESIVSEFVSIALDSNKRPLLYIDLIAQNFPTAPIKTLIDSGATSNFISPSIVEKYKIPKTQLENPQVVRMLDGTISQTGRIWHQVHLAVSANGHTHSIPFLVCPIGNTPAILGMTWLTSESPLIDWQQGSVTFPEQVQIASEEEADSDPLADLPPQYHEFAKVFGEEEFNVLPPHREYDISIDLVPDAKLTPGPIYGMTDAESKALKQHIDKELATGKICPSTLSAGAPVMFVKKADGSLRLVVDYRKLNDVTHKNVYPLPRQDDLMAKLRHAKMFTKLDLRWGYNNVRIKEGDEWKTAFRTKYGLFEYLVMPFGLTNAPAAFQHFMNDLFRDLIDVTVVIYLDDILIFSEKPEDHPNHVREVLSRLMKNQLFCKLSKCHFHVTTVDYLGIVISPTGFSMDQKKVEAVTSWPQPKTVKQVQAFLGFVNYLRRFIPNFSTVARPLHNLTKKETPWSWGKTEEDAFQELKALVTKSPVLIHSNPELPYYLETDASGVAMGAILSQRGEDNRLHPIAYMSKSFSGAEANYDTHDKELLAIIKALEEWRIFLEATDKPVQVFTDHRNLEYWMQARTFNRRHARWRVFLSDFNFEIHYRPGKQSGKPDALSRRSDYTDAPQEPEVMLPAKVFANTSEEELEIVTKVRNKLREDPSLEPIIQFLTEDADNAPPSIQKAYRDYDWEEDLLWYRGKLVVPDSEPLKERLLKEFHDSPLAGHPGQQRTLELISRSYWWPGMKSSAKEWVECCPVCQTNQRAHAPTIALKPLEVPPFPFHTISYDFITGFPKSNGHDAILVVIDSFSKFGHFIPTTKKVTAKGLANLFISHVWKLHGLPVKTISDRGTTFTGKFLRALYQRLGVKPAFSSAYHPELDGQTERVNQFIEFYLRSYVAADHLDWATWLPLAEYAYNNAKHSATGRTPFELVYGRNPVMNPSNVPANVPEADQVANTLAREWQEAESALRMTKERMTGTRGVVPRYSVGEKVWLDGKNVELRTNSNKLDPKRLGPFEVTEKVSSHAYRLKLPETLKIHDVFYVGLLSKVHESPSQPFLERPPPETIEGEEEYEVEQIIDSKRQQGKWFYLIKWKGYGPEENSWEPEELLEHSQEEIERFNKSRLKKARDSAKSL; the protein is encoded by the exons atgactgataaggccgccgactgggctctccctatcatagggaccatcatcaagggcgagggaaacCCCCCTACCACTATCctggccttaacggccaaattcaaagaggcaTTCGCCAATCCCAACGCCAAACGGGcagccgccaggaagattgccgcgcttactcagacaaccactacgtctgagtacgttaccgagttccgcaatcttatggcagaacttgattggaacaccgaggcgtacattgcccagtttgtgcgcggtcttcactggaaggtgaaggaactcctgtccaccaaggacaatatcccgGACGATGAccttgaggctatatttgctgcctccatcaaaatagacaacatttgttgggaaaacgaggagaaccgacccaagaaggcccctgccaagtccccggtcaccgcgaccacttccaccactaccaccacccaacgggtccgcctatcagaGGATCCCAATTACGTTAccctggaggaaagggatcgCCGCCGAGCATCAGGGCTGTGCGTCAAatgcggtcaaaagggacacggcatcaaacaatgccccaatggctggaaagctaCCATCAAAGAGGTAGCCAAGGTAGCTGATgacga GATTACCGTCAAACCCTTGGTTACAAAAAATGCGCCTATAGAATCTATTGTTTCCGAATTTGTATCTATTGCtcttgattcaaataaacGCCCCCTTTTATACATTGATTTAATAGCGCAAAACTTCCCGACGGCCCCCATCAAAACTCTAATAGATTCTGGAGCAACATCCAATTTCATTTCCCCCTCCATCGTTGAAAagtacaaaatcccaaaaacccaactcgaaaatccacaagttgtgagaatgttagatggtacaatttcacagactggtcgcatatggcaccaggttcatctcgcggtctcggccaatggccatacacattccattcccttccttgtttgcccaaTTGGCAACACTCCGGCTATCttaggcatgacttggctcaCATCAGAATCCCCTCTTAtagattggcaacagggatcagtcacattccctgaacaggttcaaattgcctcagaagaagaagcggactcagatcctttagcagaccttcccccgcagtaccacgagtttgctaaagtctttggcgaagaagaattcaatgtCCTCcccccacatagggagtatgacatctctatagaccttgtcccagacgCCAAATTGAcccctggccccatatacggcatgacggatgcggaatctaaggcgttgaaacaacacattgacaaggaactagcaacgggcaagatttgCCCCAGTACCTTGTCCGCCGGCgctccagtcatgtttgtaaagaaggcagatggctcACTAAGACTGGTAGTGGACTATAGGAAGCTAAATGACGTCACGCacaagaacgtctacccactCCCTAGGCAAGACGACTTGATGGCCAAACTTAGGCACGCAAAGATGTTCACAAAGCTAGAtctacgctggggttacaacaacgtcaggatcaaagaaggggatgaatggaaaacggcatTCAGAACTAAATATGGGCTGTTTGAATATCTGgtaatgccttttggcctcaccaacgccccagccgccttccaacatttcatgaacgacctgttcagagacctcattgacgtcacagtggtgatCTATTTGGACGACATACTAATCTTCTCGGAGAAACCGGAGGACCACCCTAACCACGTAAGGGAAGTCCTCTCCCgattgatgaagaatcagctgttctgcaagctctccaagtgccacttccacgtcactacggttgattatcttggcattgtcatatcccccaccggcttttccatggaccaaaagaaggTCGAGGCGGTGACATCATGGCCTCAACCCAAGACAGtaaaacaggtccaggcctttttagggtttgtcaactacctcagacgtttcattcccaacttcagcacGGTTGCGCGGCCCCtacacaacctcaccaaaaaggaaaccccctggtcatggggtaaaaCAGAGGAAGACGCATTCCAGGAGTTGAAGGCCCTTGTCACCAAATCCCCGGTTCTTATCCACTCCAATCCAGAActaccctactacctagaaacagacgcatcaggggtagccatgggagctatATTGAGCCAAAGGGGAGAAGATAACCGGCTCCACCCGATTGCGTatatgtcaaaatccttctctggtgctgaagccaactatgacacccacgacaaggaactactggcaatcattaaagccctggaggaatggaggatcttcttggaagccaCGGACAAACCAGTACAGGTGTTCACAGACCATCGCAACcttgaatattggatgcaggcaagaaccttcaaccgacgacatgctagatggcgcgtattcctgagtgatttcaattttgagatacattatcgcccagggaaacaatcgGGAAAGCCTGACGCCTTATCCAGGAGATCAGATTACACGGACGCACCCCAGGAGCCAGAGGTTATGCTACCAgccaaggtatttgccaacacatcagaagaggaacttgaaATTGTCACCAAAGTCCGGAACAAACTAAGGGAGGACCCATCCctagaacccatcatccagtttctGACAGAAGACGCTGATAACGCACCCCCCTCTATCCAAAAGGCCTACCGAgactatgactgggaggaagaccttcTATGGTACCGAGGGAAACTAgtagtcccagactcagagccCCTGAAAGAACGACTGCTTAAGGAATTCCACGATTCCCCGCTGGCAGgccacccaggacaacaaagGACACTGGAATTAATCAGCAGGTCTTACTGGTGGCCCGGTATGAAGTCTTCAGCTAAGGAATGGGTCGAATGCTGCCCAGtatgccaaaccaatcaacgTGCTCACGCACCAACCATTGCCCTCAAACCTTTAGAAGTACCCCCATTCCCTTTTCATACCATCTCTTACGATTTCATTACGGGCTTCCCTAAGTCAAACGGGCACGATGCAATACTAgtagtcattgactccttctcgaagtttggacacttcatcccaaccacaaagaaggtcacagccaagggccttGCCAACTTGTTCATTAGTCATGTCTGGAAACTACACGGATTACCGGTCAAAACCATCTCGGACCGGGGAACaacgttcacagggaaattcctaagggctcTGTACCAGCGtcttggagtcaaaccagccttctcctcagcctaccacccagaattggacggccaaacagaaagggtgaatcagttcatagaattctacctcagatcatatGTTGCTGCCGACCACTTGGACTGGGCTACCTGGTTACCGCTAGCGGAATACGCCTACAATAACGCAAAGCACTCCGCCACCGGGAGAACCccttttgaattggtttatGGTAGAAATCCCGTCATGAATCCATCTAACGTTCCtgccaacgtcccagaagctgaTCAAGTGGCTAATACACTAGCCCGAGAATGGCAAGAGGCGGAATCAGCACTCAGAATGACCAAGGAGCGCATGACAGGCACAAGAGGAGTGGTACCAAGATATTCTGTGGgcgaaaaagtctggctggacggaaaaaacgtggaacttaggacaaactccaacaagctgGATCCAAAACGGCTAGGACCGTTCGAAGTCACCGAAAAAGTCTCCAGTCATGCTTACCGCCTCAAGCTACcggaaactctgaaaatTCATGACGTGTTCTACGTAGGATTGCTATCTAAAGTACACGaatccccaagccaaccattccTGGAacgacctccccctgaaacaatagagggagaagaggaatacgaggtagaacagatcattgactcaaaGAGGCAacagggaaaatggttttacttaatcaaatggaaaggatatggaccTGAGGaaaactcatgggaaccagaggagctACTTGAGCATAGTCAAGAGGAGATcgaacgcttcaacaagtcacgactgaaaaaggctcgtgactccgccaagagcctttaa
- a CDS encoding Transposon Ty3-G Gag-Pol polyprotein, translated as MSRRLRSGRNYDASKVPTAPKRRADKRMAPKTANRVEPETSNKTTDEQAIVPARRVQLTFGTMPQGAREPGERMVVLGVGKRQGIAFADTEGVKLSPSAYVALTQRAPPIRKVLSWPLPIKETRREADAPMNREATSEQSVELVERASVEQTSAPAYADDQRATSEVPTTPNIGAESRRESDDEIFVTARTSRVLNESIVLDDDGKPVLAQYIVIDEKESETPSKNSKRKRTRRKSKGKGKEKELDISVSTESKSTANHEGLTWDEEVRRANGDDGGPGDVEELPDVSDWVNPNWSRSDYIPTSEGDCTEAESGNGSVEVNALIYELADEYAFDDEEYASVLRNLRSSERSESTHSQTRGAGPSRQPRVTIEEVNSGSEDTTTSRTRSHKSKGKAKAKAKGKKRKRPSLGAALDDLEGTRERHVQRTDPQSTPNAYRGGGYLEGIIESTPARKSSKTTQTDMGKASEPRRKEQRRERSTERRPPSPSESSKLSETDSDETESTHTSRYGGGGPPDPSDSGSETADLSNSSWTKLLARLRDDNRWRNRRLEELVAKLKKQNKKLEQKVVTQAQSGYKAQSPKTYKGEADIDKLDMFIFSYNLYVSDTRLSDSKAVLTVSRFLDDKAASWYMLNVAPDPGSYSMESIYVGLYDYCFPPDFKDDMRKLYNEKKQGDSGVQDYFAELACLQRCLREVTDHQHVLRVWDGAAQYIKVGWALKGMRPEATTCETLRETALDIERAHKYKQSIEKLGNDKSGSRRNQLRSPSQKHDRASNYKNPGDNQSGGNRGNNKGTGYNSNSNGNWQNKRPNEYMRGGQAKGHNGQENQQRKLTNKKKAELRAAGLCFECKQLGHLSKDCPKFHKAKPSHVNANAVKVRPKSKVRVSSVMLKELDKLTRLKEKIEINAVGVGRKNKEPGPKHVKRNAIKVKDHTRKVPNTLIVEAKLEGKSVCVLLDSGCQTDMVSTTIVDQLRLPKVKLTKPLQVQLAMAGSQGTLHYGVKARIEYQGIDEYQDFDVGNLDNYDLILGTPFLFQHSVQLSFNPYGVYIGSTKSLPLDGEQVIQINSLSADIVGLRMAELRDMLRSEAMSVCKPQDRNTPLPPF; from the coding sequence ATGAGCAGGAGGTTGCGCAGCGGACGCAACTACGACGCATCCAAGGTTCCTACCGCCCCCAAGAGGCGGGCCGATAAGCGCATGGCTCCGAAAACAGCCAACCGCGTGGAACCCGAGACGTCGAACAAGACCACTGATGAGCAAGCGATTGTACCAGCGAGAAGAGTACAGCTCACCTTTGGCACCATGCCCCAAGGCGCAAGAGAGCCTGGCGAGCGCATGGTAGTGCTGGGTGTCGGGAAGCGCCAGGGAATAGCCTTCGCCGACACCGAGGGAGTCAAGTTATCTCCCTCGGCCTATGTGGCCCTCACGCAACGAGCCCCACCTATCCGGAAGGTGTTGAGCTGGCCGTTGCCGATTAAAGAGACCCGCCGAGAAGCGGATGCCCCCATGAACAGGGAAGCGACCTCAGAACAGAGCGTCGAACTCGTCGAGCGAGCGTCGGTCGAGCAGACAAGCGCTCCCGCATATGCTGACGACCAGCGAGCAACTTCGGAAGTCCCTACGACCCCCAACATAGGCGCGGAAAGTAGGAGGGAATCGGACGACGAGATATTCGTAACGGCTAGGACGAGCCGTGTACTAAATGAGAGCATCGTCCTGGATGATGACGGCAAGCCCGTGTTAGCGCAATATATAGTTATTGATGAGAAGGAAAGCGAGACACCTTCCAAGAATAGTAAGCGCAAGCGTACCCGCCGTAAGTCCAAGGGTAAAGGCAAGGAAAAAGAGCTGGACATCAGTGTCAGCACCGAATCCAAGTCTACGGCTAATCATGAGGGCCTCACCTGGGACGAAGAGGTACGCCGAGCCAATGGCGACGACGGGGGCCCAGGCGATGTTGAGGAACTACCAGACGTTAGCGACTGGGTTAATCCTAACTGGTCACGATCGGATTACATACCCACGAGTGAAGGAGATTGTACCGAAGCTGAAAGCGGAAACGGAAGCGTCGAAGTAAACGCGCTGATATACGAGCTGGCGGATGAGTACGCATTTGATGATGAGGAGTATGCATCAGTACTCCGGAACCTGAGGAGCTCCGAAAGGTCAGAAAGCACTCACAGTCAGACGAGGGGGGCTGGACCATCGAGACAACCGCGCGTTACAATCGAGGAAGTCAATAGCGGGTCAGAGGACACGACAACAAGTCGCACCAGGTCACACAAGAGTAAGGGAAAGGCAAAGGCTAAGGCTAAaggcaagaagaggaaacgTCCTAGCCTGGGAGCCGCATTGGATGACCTAGAAGGGACGCGAGAGCGTCACGTACAACGAACAGACCCCCAAAGCACGCCAAACGCATACAGGGGCGGGGGATACCTGGAGGGTATCATAGAATCAACCCCGGCTAGGAAGTCTAGTAAGACGACCCAAACGGATATGGGGAAGGCCAGTGAACCCAGACGCAAGGAACAACGACGGGAGCGGTCGACTGAGAGAAGGCCCCCGTCACCATCTGAATCATCCAAGTTGTCAGAGACGGATAGCGATGAAACTGAATCCACGCATACAAGCAGGTATGGAGGTGGGGGACCTCCAGATCCATCAGATAGTGGATCCGAAACAGCCGACTTGTCCAACTCAAGCTGGACCAAATTGTTGGCACGATTGCGCGATGATAACCGTTGGAGGAATAGACGGCTGGAGGAATTAGTCGCGAAGCTCAAGAAGCAAAACAAGAAACTTGAGCAAAAGGTGGTCACGCAAGCGCAATCAGGATACAAGGCACAGTCACCCAAGACGTATAAGGGCGAAGCGGACATTGACAAGCTGGATATGTTCATATTCAGTTACAACCTATACGTCAGTGATACTAGATTGAGCGACAGCAAGGCAGTGCTCACTGTCAGCCGATTCCTGGACGACAAGGCCGCGTCTTGGTACATGTTGAACGTTGCACCGGACCCCGGAAGCTACTCAATGGAATCAATATATGTCGGACTATATGACTACTGCTTCCCACCAGATTTCAAGGACGACATGAGGAAGTTGTATAATGAAAAGAAGCAGGGAGATTCGGGCGTGCAAGATTATTTTGCCGAATTGGCTTGCTTACAAAGATGCTTACGGGAAGTCACAGACCACCAACATGTGCTGAGAGTTTGGGACGGTGCAGCCCAATATATTAAAGTGGGATGGGCACTCAAAGGCATGAGACCGGAAGCGACTACATGCGAAACATTGCGAGAAACAGCGCTGGACATAGAGCGCGCGCACAAGTACAAACAGTCaattgagaaattgggaaatgaCAAATCGGGATCAAGAAGGAACCAATTGCGTAGTCCTTCGCAAAAGCATGACCGTGCTTCTAATTACAAGAACCCGGGGGACAATCAAAGCGGCGGAAACCGCGGCAATAACAAAGGGACTGGatacaacagtaacagtAATGGTAACTGGCAGAACAAACGCCCAAACGAATACATGCGCGGCGGACAGGCAAAAGGCCACAACGGACAGGAGAACCAGCAAAGAAAGCTTACCAACAAGAAGAAAGCCGAATTGAGGGCGGCTGGGCTCTGTTTTGAATGCAAACAATTGGGTCACCTGTCCAAGGATTGCCCAAAGTTCCACAAGGCCAAACCGTCGCATGTCAACGCAAACGCGGTTAAAGTACGCCCCAAGAGCAAGGTCAGGGTGTCGTCGGTCATGCTCAAAGAGCTAGACAAACTCACCAGGCTGAAGGAAAAAATTGAGATCAACGCAGTAGGCGTTGGGCGGAAGAACAAAGAGCCGGGACCGAAACATGTCAAGCGAAACGCTATCAAGGTTAAGGACCACACGAGGAAGGTCCCGAACACGCTGATAGTTGAAGCCAAGCTCGAAGGCAAGTCTGTTTGCGTACTGTTAGATTCGGGATGTCAGACTGACATGGTATCCACAACCATTGTTGACCAACTCAGATTACCAAAAGTGAAACTCACGAAACCGCTGCAAGTACAGTTGGCAATGGCAGGGTCGCAAGGGACGCTACATTATGGTGTGAAAGCTAGAATAGAATACCAAGGAATTGATGAGTATCAAGATTTTGATGTGGGGAATTTAGACAACTACGACTTGATATTGGGAACACCATTCCTATTCCAACATAGCGTACAACTAAGTTTCAACCCATACGGGGTATACATTGGCTCTACAAAATCCCTACCACTTGATGGGGAGCAGGTTATACAGATTAACTCGTTGTCCGCAGACATTGTGGGACTGCGAATGGCGGAACTACGTGACATGCTCAGAAGTGAGGCGATGAGCGTGTGCAAACCTCAGGACAGAAACACGCCCCTGCCGCCGTTCTGA
- a CDS encoding Retrovirus-related Pol polyprotein from transposon → MLFIPKKKDGSIELRTVLDKRKQNANTVKMASPLPLPKDILAKDAYEQIRVVPKDVHKTLFHTPMGTMVSHVMQQGDCNAGATYQALMNHIFAPYIGVFMFVYLDDIVIFSDTIEEHVKHICTILGVLKRKRLFLSPSKMQFFAEELRILGHIVDEKGIRMDPHKVDSVSKWKTPESKEQLASFLGAVGYLAPNCPGICIPMAPLAKRASGNTPFRWGGTKERAFRDTIKLVEEFRDRHRVALKYGKNESPIYLITDASLTGASGLVSQGKEWQTAQVAAFWSAKFTTAQQNYSVTDREALAVVCSLDKFGPLLHGVEFTILSDHKALEYLQTQKDLNPQQIRMSEKLSQFNCTIKYIEGSKNVLADALSQMYSEDRKGTERAESKFVPDYEEGDNIRDARARNQSVTRPVVTGMAAKVASESQTTSAGVQQNPERKRVAPVRYDPEIPGRAGQRIRAPRNQGNERVKENWNPNIRDEFVGEQIAEEDSRETEPNKREETSPTSAELEGGSRADNEQDKWDPLDRSDHRQIMTLVKELDVNEAIANGYQSDKDYARIVNEPSRFAQFKLRDNLLYFTEHGRTHYSPHAVFTIPSTRSGVPHPYSRPSSRSSRRSIPSHSQPPSCSASPTPRDLPRMEPEPSLTALLEAVTALTATVGSLQAQIQSQGQQLIELKAICKETADLLGDKDQGGPQVQAQPGPSTGPVTPPTHTGGEAHTPGTVRPGLKAPFRPSRGTGFDSEEEEEPRRAPKREPGDTPKRSLSSLTPFDSGSSVKQPKMELPDPYKGDSRGRKATQWLDCMLLWVALH, encoded by the exons ATGTTATTCATACCCAAGAAGAAAGACGGAAGTATCGAGCTACGCACCGTGTTAGACAAGCGCAAACAAAACGCGAATACGGTGAAAATGGCATCACCATTGCCGTTACCCAAAGATATCCTCGCCAAA GACGCTTACGAGCAAATTCGGGTGGTACCCAAAGACGTGCATAAGACGTTGTTCCACACGCCTATGGGGACTATGGTTAGTCACGTAATGCAGCAGGGGGACTGTAACGCGGGCGCAACATACCAAGCGCTGATGAACCACATTTTCGCGCCGTATATAGGAGTATTTATGTTCGTGTACCTAGACGACATAGTGATATTCTCAGATACGATAGAAGAACACGTTAAACATATTTGTACCATATTGGGGGTGCTCAAGCGCAAGAGACTCTTCCTGAGTCCGAGTAAGATGCAGTTCTTTGCGGAAGAATTGCGTATACTGGGGCATATAGTCGACGAGAAGGGGATCAGAATGGACCCGCATAAAGTTGACTCGGTGTCCAAGTGGAAGACGCCTGAATCAAAAGAACAATTAGCTAGCTTTCTAGGTGCGGTTGGATACCTAGCACCGAACTGTCCAGGTATTTGCATACCGATGGCGCCGTTGGCTAAGAGAGCGAGTGGCAACACACCATTCAGATGGGGAGGCACCAAGGAACGTGCCTTCCGTGACACGATTAAACTGGTGGAAGAATTCCGTGATAGACATCGCGTGGCGCTCAAATACGGCAAGAACGAGTCACCCATATACCTAATTACAGACGCTAGCTTGACAGGGGCGAGTGGACTAGTAAGCCAAGGCAAAGAGTGGCAAACGGCGCAAGTAGCCGCGTTCTGGTCCGCCAAGTTCACCACGGCTCAACAGAACTACTCAGTCACGGACCGGGAAGCGTTAGCTGTGGTGTGTTCATTGGATAAATTCGGACCGTTACTACATGGGGTAGAGTTTACAATACTCAGCGATCACAAGGCACTGGAGTACCTACAGACTCAGAAGGATCTTAACCCGCAACAAATACGAATGTCAGAGAAACTGAGTCAGTTCAATTGCACAATTAAATACATTGAGGGATCAAAAAACGTCCTTGCGGACGCCCTATCGCAAATGTATAGTGAGGATAGGAAAGGCACAGAGCGTGCGGAGAGCAAGTTTGTACCAGACTACGAGGAGGGAGACAACATACGGGACGCACGCGCGCGTAACCAATCAGTGACCCGACCAGTAGTAACTGGAATGGCGGCCAAGGTGGCAAGTGAGAGCCAGACCACGTCGGCAGGCGTCCAACAGAACCCGGAGCGCAAAAGAGTGGCCCCGGTTCGCTACGACCCGGAAATACCGGGAAGAGCGGGGCAAAGGATCAGGGCACCACGTAACCAAGGAAATGAGCGCGTGAAAGAAAATTGGAACCCCAACATACGTGATGAATTTGTTGGGGAACAAATTGCGGAAGAGGACTCAAGAGAAACTGAGCCCAACAAAAGAGAAGAGACCTCACCAACAAGCGCTGAGCTGGAGGGCGGGAGTCGGGCGGACAACGAACAAGACAAGTGGGACCCGTTAGACCGCTCAGATCACCGACAGATCATGACGCTGGTGAAAGAGTTAGACGTGAATGAGGCGATAGCGAACGGCTACCAGAGTGACAAGGATTACGCAAGAATAGTGAATGAACCATCGCGTTTCGCTCAATTCAAGCTACGCGACAATTTACTATATTTCACAGAACACGGTAGGAC GCACTActccccccacgccgttttcaCCATTCCCTCTACccgctctggagtcccacacccatactcccgtccctctagcCGATCCTCCCGtcgttccattccatcccattcccaaccaccctcttgcagcgcatctcccactccgcgagacttgccaaggatggaaccggaaCCGTCCCttaccgctctcctcgaggctgtcacagccctcacagccactgTCGGGTCcctgcaggcccaaatccaatcTCAAGGCCAgcagctcattgagcttaaagccatatgcaaggagaccgccgacttacttggcgacaaggatcaaggaggaccccaagtccaagcccagcctggcccatcgactgggcctgtcactccccctacacatacagggggagaagcgcacactccaggaacggttaggcctggactcaaggcccccttccgcccatcaagaggaacgggctttgactcagaagaagaggaagaacccaggcgGGCCCCTAAGAGAGAGCCTGGCGACACGCCTAagcggagcctcagctcccttacccccttcgACTCAGGGTCTAGCGTGAAGCAACCCAAGATGGAGCTCCCCGATCCATACAAAGGGGACtccaggggaagaaaggcaacccagtggctggaTTGCATGCTGCTGTGGGTCGCACTTCATTGA